The Castor canadensis chromosome 13, mCasCan1.hap1v2, whole genome shotgun sequence genome has a window encoding:
- the Alad gene encoding delta-aminolevulinic acid dehydratase: MQPQSVLHSGYFHPLLRTWQAATTTLSASNFIYPIFVTDVPDDVQPIASLPGVARYGVNRLEEMLRPLVEEGLRCVLVFGVPSRVPKDERGSAADSEESPAIEAIRLLRKTFPSLLVACDVCLCPYTSHGHCGLLSENGTLRAEESRQRLAEVALAYAKAGCQVVAPSDMMDGRVEAIKEALLAHGLGNRVSVMSYSAKFASCFYGPFRDAAQSSPAFGDRRCYQLPPGARGLALRAVDRDVREGADMLMVKPGMPYLDIVREVKDKHPSLPLAVYHVSGEFAMLWHGSRAGAFDLKAAVLEAMTAFRRAGADIIITYYTPQLLQWLKEE, translated from the exons ATGCAGCCCCAGTCTGTTCTGCACAGCGGCTACTTCCACCCACTGCTTCGGACCTGGCAGGCGGCCACCACTACCCTCAGTGCTTCCAACTTCATCTACCCCATCTTTGTCAC GGATGTTCCCGATGATGTACAGCCCATCGCCAGCCTTCCAGGAGTGGCCAG GTATGGTGTGAACCGGCTTGAAGAGATGCTGAGGCCCCTAGTAGAAGAGGGCCTGCGCTGCGTTCTGGTCTTTGGCGTCCCCAGCAGAGTTCCCAAG GATGAGCGGGGCTCTGCAGCTGATTCTGAGGAGTCCCCAGCTATTGAGGCAATCCGTCTGTTGAGGAAGACTTTCCCTAGCCTCCTAGTGGCCTGTGATGTCTGCCTGTGCCCCTACACCTCCCACGGTCACTGTG GGCTACTGAGTGAGAATGGAACACTCCGAGCTGAGGAGAGTCGCCAGCGACTGGCAGAGGTGGCACTGGCCTATGCCAAGGCAG GATGTCAGGTAGTGGCCCCGTCGGACATGATGGATGGACGCGTGGAGGCCATCAAGGAGGCCCTGTTGGCACATGGACTTGGCAACAGG GTATCAGTGATGAGCTATAGTGCCAAATTTGCTTCCTGTTTCTATGGACCTTTCCG GGATGCAGCTCAGTCAAGCCCAGCGTTTGGAGACCGCCGCTGTTACCAGCTGCCCCCTGGAGCCCGGGGCCTAGCCCTCCGTGCAGTG GACCGAGATGTACGGGAAGGAGCCGACATGCTCATGGTAAAGCCAGGAATGCCCTACCTGGACATCGTGCGGGAGGTGAAGGACAAG CACCCTTCACTCCCCCTTGCTGTGTACCATGTGTCTGGAGAGTTTGCTATGCTGTGGCATGGATCCCGGGCCGGGGCCTTTGATCTCAAGGCTGCTGTACTGGAGGCCATGACTGCCTTTCGCAGAGCAG GTGCTGACATCATCATCACTTATTACACGCCTCAGCTGTTGCAGTGGCTAAAGGAGGAGTGA
- the Hdhd3 gene encoding haloacid dehalogenase-like hydrolase domain-containing protein 3 isoform X1: MKSSEEPWNTERGFNRVEGRKEEFEVGWGAPVSSPPLPTSASTALTFWNHLTYLFDFCLSLPSSTLAGSRWFPTTSASSVKVRVRHKAVGSRGQPCLESTLWEKKLHAASGLGQRTASYLLGSCVVKTFPKCLVSTPKSDPRSLERGDLGCGRWSCSAPYLPRDLRPMASSMAHRLQLRLLTWDVKDTLLQLRYPVGEEYATKARAHGLQVEATALGQAFRQAYRAQSHSFPNYGLSHGLTSHQWWLDVVLKTFHLAGVPDVQAVASIAEQLYKDFSSPCSWQVLEGAETTLRGCRKRGLRLAVVSNFDRRLENILVGLGLREHFDFVLTSEAAGCPKPDPRIFQESLRLANMEPTVTAHIGDNYHCDYQGARAAGMHSFLVLGPEPLDPVIRDSVPEEHILPSLSHLLPALDRLEGSSPGL, encoded by the exons ATGAAGTCCTCAGAGGAGCCATGGAATACAGAAAGAGGTTTTAATAGGGTGGAGGGCAGGAAAGAAGAATTCGAGGTGGGATGGGGAGCCCctgtttcctctcctcctctccccacctctgcctccacAGCACTTACTTTCTGGAATCACCTcacttatttatttgatttttgcctGTCCCTCCCATCTTCCACGCTGGCAGGAAGCCGCTGGTTTCCCACTACATCTGCATCCTCCGTGAAGGTCAGGGTCAGGCACAAAGCAGTTG GTTCAAGGGGACAGCCTTGTCTGGAGTCAACACTGTGGGAAAAGAAGCTTCATGCGGCCTCTGGACTGGGACAGAGAACTGCTTCTTATTTACTGG GATCCTGTGTAGTCAAGACATTTCCAAAGTGCCTCGTGTCAACCCCCAAGTCTGACCCACGCAGCctggaaagaggagatttggGCTGTGGAAGGTGGTCTTGTTCAGCTCCGTATCTCCCTAGAGACCTCAGGCCCATGGCCTCCTCCATGGCACACCGACTTCAGTTGCGTCTGCTGACATGGGATGTGAAGGACACACTGCTCCAGCTCCGCTACCCTGTGGGGGAGGAATATGCCACTAAGGCCCGAGCCCATGGGCTGCAGGTGGAGGCCACAGCCCTGGGACAAGCCTTCAGACAGGCATACAGGGCTCAGAGCCACAGCTTCCCCAACTATGGCCTGAGCCACGGCCTCACCTCCCACCAGTGGTGGCTGGATGTGGTCCTGAAGACGTTCCACCTGGCAGGTGTCCCAGATGTGCAGGCTGTGGCCTCCATCGCTGAGCAGCTGTATAAAGACTTCAGCAGCCCCTGCTCCTGGCAGGTGTTGGAGGGGGCTGAGACCACCCTGAGGGGGTGCCGCAAGCGGGGTCTGAGGCTGGCAGTGGTCTCCAACTTTGATCGACGGCTAGAGAATATCCTGGTGGGTCTTGGCCTGCGGGAACACTTTGACTTTGTGTTGACTTCAGAAGCTGCTGGCTGCCCCAAGCCAGACCCTCGCATTTTCCAGGAGTCCTTACGGCTTGCTAATATGGAGCCGACAGTGACAGCCCATATTGGGGACAATTACCACTGTGACTATCAAGGGGCTCGGGCTGCCGGCATGCACAGCTTCCTGGTGCTTGGCCCAGAGCCTCTGGACCCTGTGATCAGGGATTCTGTACCTGAAGAACATATTCTCCCCTCACTGTCCCATCTCCTGCCTGCCCTTGACCGCCTGGAAGGTTCAAGCCCTGGGCTGTGA
- the Hdhd3 gene encoding haloacid dehalogenase-like hydrolase domain-containing protein 3 isoform X2 yields the protein MKSSEEPWNTERGFNRVEGRKEEFEVGWGAPVSSPPLPTSASTALTFWNHLTYLFDFCLSLPSSTLAGSRWFPTTSASSVKVRVRHKAVGSCVVKTFPKCLVSTPKSDPRSLERGDLGCGRWSCSAPYLPRDLRPMASSMAHRLQLRLLTWDVKDTLLQLRYPVGEEYATKARAHGLQVEATALGQAFRQAYRAQSHSFPNYGLSHGLTSHQWWLDVVLKTFHLAGVPDVQAVASIAEQLYKDFSSPCSWQVLEGAETTLRGCRKRGLRLAVVSNFDRRLENILVGLGLREHFDFVLTSEAAGCPKPDPRIFQESLRLANMEPTVTAHIGDNYHCDYQGARAAGMHSFLVLGPEPLDPVIRDSVPEEHILPSLSHLLPALDRLEGSSPGL from the exons ATGAAGTCCTCAGAGGAGCCATGGAATACAGAAAGAGGTTTTAATAGGGTGGAGGGCAGGAAAGAAGAATTCGAGGTGGGATGGGGAGCCCctgtttcctctcctcctctccccacctctgcctccacAGCACTTACTTTCTGGAATCACCTcacttatttatttgatttttgcctGTCCCTCCCATCTTCCACGCTGGCAGGAAGCCGCTGGTTTCCCACTACATCTGCATCCTCCGTGAAGGTCAGGGTCAGGCACAAAGCAGTTG GATCCTGTGTAGTCAAGACATTTCCAAAGTGCCTCGTGTCAACCCCCAAGTCTGACCCACGCAGCctggaaagaggagatttggGCTGTGGAAGGTGGTCTTGTTCAGCTCCGTATCTCCCTAGAGACCTCAGGCCCATGGCCTCCTCCATGGCACACCGACTTCAGTTGCGTCTGCTGACATGGGATGTGAAGGACACACTGCTCCAGCTCCGCTACCCTGTGGGGGAGGAATATGCCACTAAGGCCCGAGCCCATGGGCTGCAGGTGGAGGCCACAGCCCTGGGACAAGCCTTCAGACAGGCATACAGGGCTCAGAGCCACAGCTTCCCCAACTATGGCCTGAGCCACGGCCTCACCTCCCACCAGTGGTGGCTGGATGTGGTCCTGAAGACGTTCCACCTGGCAGGTGTCCCAGATGTGCAGGCTGTGGCCTCCATCGCTGAGCAGCTGTATAAAGACTTCAGCAGCCCCTGCTCCTGGCAGGTGTTGGAGGGGGCTGAGACCACCCTGAGGGGGTGCCGCAAGCGGGGTCTGAGGCTGGCAGTGGTCTCCAACTTTGATCGACGGCTAGAGAATATCCTGGTGGGTCTTGGCCTGCGGGAACACTTTGACTTTGTGTTGACTTCAGAAGCTGCTGGCTGCCCCAAGCCAGACCCTCGCATTTTCCAGGAGTCCTTACGGCTTGCTAATATGGAGCCGACAGTGACAGCCCATATTGGGGACAATTACCACTGTGACTATCAAGGGGCTCGGGCTGCCGGCATGCACAGCTTCCTGGTGCTTGGCCCAGAGCCTCTGGACCCTGTGATCAGGGATTCTGTACCTGAAGAACATATTCTCCCCTCACTGTCCCATCTCCTGCCTGCCCTTGACCGCCTGGAAGGTTCAAGCCCTGGGCTGTGA
- the Pole3 gene encoding DNA polymerase epsilon subunit 3: MAERPEDLNLPNAVITRIIKEALPDGVNISKEARSAISRAASVFVLYATSCANNFAMKGKRKTLNASDVLSAMEEMEFQRFIVPLKEALEAYRREQKGKKEASEQKKKDKDKKTDSEEQDKNRDEDNDEDEERLEEEEQNEEEEVDN; the protein is encoded by the exons ATGGCGGAGAGACCCGAGGACCTAAATCTGCCCAACGCCGTCATCACCAGGATCATCAAGGAGGCG CTCCCGGACGGTGTCAACATCTCTAAGGAGGCCCGGAGCGCCATCTCTCGCGCCGCCAGCGTCTTCGTGCTGTACGCCACGTCCTG tgCCAACAACTTCGCTATGAAGGGGAAGCGCAAGACACTCAATGCCAGTGATGTGCTCTCAGCCATGGAAGAGATGGAGTTCCAGAGGTTCATTGTCCCGCTCAAAGAAGCTCTAGAAG CATATAGGCGGGAGCAGAAAGGCAAGAAGGAAGCTTCGGAGCAAAAGAAGaaggacaaagacaaaaaaacagatTCAGAAGAGCAAGACAAGAACAGGGACGAGGACAATGATGAAGAtgaggaaaggctggaagaagaagaACAGAATGAAGAAGAGGAAGTAGACAACTGA
- the Hdhd3 gene encoding haloacid dehalogenase-like hydrolase domain-containing protein 3 isoform X3 has protein sequence MASSMAHRLQLRLLTWDVKDTLLQLRYPVGEEYATKARAHGLQVEATALGQAFRQAYRAQSHSFPNYGLSHGLTSHQWWLDVVLKTFHLAGVPDVQAVASIAEQLYKDFSSPCSWQVLEGAETTLRGCRKRGLRLAVVSNFDRRLENILVGLGLREHFDFVLTSEAAGCPKPDPRIFQESLRLANMEPTVTAHIGDNYHCDYQGARAAGMHSFLVLGPEPLDPVIRDSVPEEHILPSLSHLLPALDRLEGSSPGL, from the coding sequence ATGGCCTCCTCCATGGCACACCGACTTCAGTTGCGTCTGCTGACATGGGATGTGAAGGACACACTGCTCCAGCTCCGCTACCCTGTGGGGGAGGAATATGCCACTAAGGCCCGAGCCCATGGGCTGCAGGTGGAGGCCACAGCCCTGGGACAAGCCTTCAGACAGGCATACAGGGCTCAGAGCCACAGCTTCCCCAACTATGGCCTGAGCCACGGCCTCACCTCCCACCAGTGGTGGCTGGATGTGGTCCTGAAGACGTTCCACCTGGCAGGTGTCCCAGATGTGCAGGCTGTGGCCTCCATCGCTGAGCAGCTGTATAAAGACTTCAGCAGCCCCTGCTCCTGGCAGGTGTTGGAGGGGGCTGAGACCACCCTGAGGGGGTGCCGCAAGCGGGGTCTGAGGCTGGCAGTGGTCTCCAACTTTGATCGACGGCTAGAGAATATCCTGGTGGGTCTTGGCCTGCGGGAACACTTTGACTTTGTGTTGACTTCAGAAGCTGCTGGCTGCCCCAAGCCAGACCCTCGCATTTTCCAGGAGTCCTTACGGCTTGCTAATATGGAGCCGACAGTGACAGCCCATATTGGGGACAATTACCACTGTGACTATCAAGGGGCTCGGGCTGCCGGCATGCACAGCTTCCTGGTGCTTGGCCCAGAGCCTCTGGACCCTGTGATCAGGGATTCTGTACCTGAAGAACATATTCTCCCCTCACTGTCCCATCTCCTGCCTGCCCTTGACCGCCTGGAAGGTTCAAGCCCTGGGCTGTGA